TTCCATCGCCGTTCCGAGATGGAGGACGTCCTCGTCAACGTCGAACCTCGGGTGGTGGTGCGGGTAGATTATCCCCTTTTCCTCGTTGTATATTCCGAGCGTCAGGAACGCCCCCGGGACTTTCTGGAGGTAGAAGGCAAAGTCCTCCGCACCCATGGTTGGTTCGACGTCGTCGTGTCTCAGTCCGTACTTCCCGGCCACGTTCCTGGCGAATTCTGCCATCTTACTGTCGTTAACGGTCGGAGGAACGAGCTCTTCTATGGACAGCTCGTAGGAGGCTCCGTGTGCCCTTGTGACGCCTTCGAGTATCTCTCCCATGCGCCTCTGGATCAGCTCGCCTATCTCATGCTTGAAGAACCGTATCGTCCCCTTCATCTCGACCTCCTCAGGGATCACGTTGAAGGCCGTCCCGGCGTGCAAGGCAGTGACGCTGACCACCCCGGTCTCAATCGGGGGGACGTTTCTGCTCGCTATGGTCTGGAGTGCGAGTATGGTTTCCGCCGCTATCGGAATCGGGTCAACAGTCTGGTGAGGAGATGCCCCGTGACCGCCCTTTCCGATTATCTTTGCCGTGAATATTCCAGCACCGGCCATGAACGGGCCTTCTCTTATGCCTATCACTCCGCTGGGCATGTCGATCCACACGTGGAGGCCGAACACCGCGTCCACTCCTTCGAGTGCCCCGCCCTCGATCATTTTCACCGCTCCGTTGCCACCCTCTTCCGCCGGCTGAAAGATGAGCCTCACCCTGCCGTTGAGCTCGTGGACGTGCTCCGAGATTATCTTTGCAGTCCCGAGGAGCATGGCAGTGTGTGCGTCGTGTCCACAGGCGTGCATCTTTCCAGGAACGCGGGACTTGTAGGGGAC
This portion of the Thermococcus sp. genome encodes:
- a CDS encoding M20 family metallopeptidase, giving the protein MNPLEEALKIREEIVSWRRDFHMYPELKYEEERTSGIVEEHLREWGYRIKRIGTGIIADIGEGGKTIALRADMDALPVQEENEVPYKSRVPGKMHACGHDAHTAMLLGTAKIISEHVHELNGRVRLIFQPAEEGGNGAVKMIEGGALEGVDAVFGLHVWIDMPSGVIGIREGPFMAGAGIFTAKIIGKGGHGASPHQTVDPIPIAAETILALQTIASRNVPPIETGVVSVTALHAGTAFNVIPEEVEMKGTIRFFKHEIGELIQRRMGEILEGVTRAHGASYELSIEELVPPTVNDSKMAEFARNVAGKYGLRHDDVEPTMGAEDFAFYLQKVPGAFLTLGIYNEEKGIIYPHHHPRFDVDEDVLHLGTAMEVALAMEFLR